The Alosa sapidissima isolate fAloSap1 chromosome 8, fAloSap1.pri, whole genome shotgun sequence genome contains a region encoding:
- the angptl2b gene encoding LOW QUALITY PROTEIN: angiopoietin-related protein 2b (The sequence of the model RefSeq protein was modified relative to this genomic sequence to represent the inferred CDS: inserted 1 base in 1 codon), which translates to MISTPGSLSAGPFKDCLAALDEGHTNTGMFLVKPEGSNRLMQVWCDQRQDPGGWTVIQXRLDGSVNFFRNWETYKQGFGNIDGEYWLGLENIHWLTSQGNYKLLVTLEDWAGRKTFAEYASFRLEPEADFYRLRVGRYHGNAGDSLTWHNGKQFTTLDRDHDVYTGNCAHYQKGGWWYNSCAHSNLNGVWYRGGHYRSRYQDGVYWAEFRGGAYSLKKVVMMIRPNPNTFH; encoded by the exons ATGATCTCTACTCCCGGCTCTCTCTCCGCAGGTCCCTTTAAGGACTGCCTGGCGGCACTGGACGAGGGCCACACCAACACGGGCATGTTCCTGGTCAAGCCGGAGGGCTCCAACCGGCTGATGCAGGTGTGGTGCGACCAGCGTCAGGACCCCGGGGGCTGGACCGTCATCC AGAGGCTGGACGGCTCCGTCAACTTCTTCAGGAACTGGGAGACGTACAAG CAAGGCTTTGGCAACATTGACGGTGAGTACTGGCTGGGCCTGGAAAACATCCACTGGCTGACGAGCCAGGGCAACTACAAGCTGTTGGTGACCCTGGAGGACTGGGCAGGCAGGAAGACCTTCGCCGAGTACGCCAGCTTCCGCCTGGAGCCCGAGGCCGACTTCTACCGCCTCCGCGTGGGACGCTACCACGGCAACGCCGGCGACTCACTCACCTGGCACAACGGCAAGCAGTTCACCACGCTCGACCGTGATCACGACGTCTACACAG GTAACTGCGCCCACTACCAGAAGGGTGGCTGGTGGTATAACTCCTGTGCCCACTCCAACCTGAACGGCGTGTGGTACCGCGGCGGCCACTACCGCAGCCGGTACCAGGATGGGGTCTACTGGGCGGAGTTCCGTGGCGGGGCCTACTCCCTGAAgaaggtggtgatgatgatccGGCCAAACCCCAACACCTTCCACTAG